The following are encoded together in the Budorcas taxicolor isolate Tak-1 chromosome 4, Takin1.1, whole genome shotgun sequence genome:
- the LOC128046347 gene encoding LOW QUALITY PROTEIN: olfactory receptor 2A1/2A42-like (The sequence of the model RefSeq protein was modified relative to this genomic sequence to represent the inferred CDS: inserted 2 bases in 2 codons; deleted 1 base in 1 codon), with product MGENQTIVTEFILLGLGLGPRTQMLLFGLFSLFCVLTLLGNGVILGLISLDCRLHTPMSFFLSHLAIADMAYACSTVPQMLVNLLSPAKPIPFAGCITQTFLFLSFTHTECLLLVVMSYDRYVAICHSLRYSVIVSWRVGISLVGTSWACGSLLALVHVGLILRLPFCGPHEINHFFCEILYVLKLACADTWLNQVVIFSACVFILLGPLCLVLGSYACILASILRIQSTEGRRKAFSTCSSHLCVVGLFFGXAIIMSMAPRSRHPEEQQKXPFLFYSFFNPMLNPLIYSLRSKVVKGALRRVLFKESHFLLE from the exons atgggagaaaatcagACAATAGTTACAGAGTTCATTCTACTGGGACTTGGTCTTGGCCCAAGGACTCAGATGCTCCTCTTTGGGCTCTTCTCCCTGTTCTGTGTCCTCACCCTGCTGGGGAACGGGGTCATCCTGGGGCTCATCTCACTGGACTGCAGACTGCACACCCCCATGTCCTTCTTCCTCTCACACCTGGCCATCGCTGACATGGCCTACGCCTGCAGCACAGTGCCCCAGATGCTGGTCAACCTCCTGAGTCCAGCCAAGCCCATCCCCTTTGCTGGCTGCATCACACAGACCTTTCTCTTTCTAAGTTTCACTCACACTGAGTGTCTGCTCCTGGTGGTGATGTCCTATGACCGGTATGTGGCCATTTGCCACTCCCTCCGATATTCTGTCATTGTGAGCTGGAGAGTCGGCATCAGCCTGGTGGGGACTTCCTGGGCATGTGGCTCCCTCCTGGCCCTGGTCCATGTGGGTCTCATCCTGAGGCTGCCCTTCTGTGGGCCTCACGAAATCAACCACTTCTTCTGTGAAATCCTGTATGTCCTCAAGCTGGCCTGTGCTGACACCTGGCTCAACCAAGTTGTCATCTTTTCGGCCTGTGTTTTTATCTTACTGGGGCCCCTCTGCCTGGTGCTGGGCTCCTATGCGTGCATCCTGGCCTCCATCCTGAGGATCCAGTCCACTGAGGGCCGTAGgaaggccttctccacctgctcctcccacctctgcGTGGTCGGGCTCTTCTTTG GTGCCATCATCATGTCCATGGCCCCCAGGTCCCGCCACCCTGAGGAGCAGCAGA ATCCTTTCCTGTTTTACAGTTTCTTCAACCCCATGCTGAACCCGCTCATCTACAGCCTGAGGAGCAAAGTA GTCAAGGGTGCCCTTAGGAGAGTGCTATTCAAGGAGAGTCATTTCCTGTTGGAGTGA